In Zobellia roscoffensis, the following are encoded in one genomic region:
- a CDS encoding NADP-dependent glyceraldehyde-3-phosphate dehydrogenase, with amino-acid sequence MKEIPEEYQISQTIDQRKYLVNGELKTWSGNSTEVFSTISSTEEYKPTLLGSIPDMGEPEALDALDSAMKAFSRGQGVWPTMHVKDRIECMENFVRQMKTKREVIVKLLMWEIGKSLPDSQKEFDRTVDYINDTIEEYKDLDRNSAKFQKQDGVYAHIKRGPLGVVLCLGPYNYPLNETFALLIPAIIMGNTTIFKPAKHGVLLITPLLEAFQSSFPKGVVNIIFGRGRAVAAPIMQTGKVDVLALIGNSKSANALQEQHPKSNRLRLVLGLEAKNPAIILPDADLDLTIDECIAGTLSFNGQRCTALKVIYVHEDIREEFLKRYSKRVDSLKFGNPWDSGVKLTPLPEPGKPAYIQELIDDAVAKGAKIKNKKGGQQFDNYIWPAVLYPVNKDMRVYQEEQFGPIVPVLSFSDIEEPLNDMAESNYGQQVSLFGKDVYALSPLIDTLVNLVCRVNLNSSCQRGPDMYPFTGRKDSAQATLSVHDALRSFSIRTFVAFKDNDLNNETVQQLLEAKLSNFVSTDYIL; translated from the coding sequence ATGAAAGAAATACCCGAAGAATATCAGATTAGCCAAACTATAGACCAAAGAAAATATTTGGTAAACGGAGAACTAAAAACATGGTCAGGAAATTCTACTGAGGTGTTTTCTACTATTTCTTCAACTGAAGAATACAAGCCTACATTGCTGGGTAGTATTCCAGATATGGGAGAGCCTGAAGCTTTAGATGCATTAGATTCAGCTATGAAGGCTTTCAGTAGAGGGCAAGGTGTTTGGCCAACAATGCATGTAAAGGATCGTATTGAATGTATGGAGAACTTTGTGCGTCAGATGAAAACGAAGCGCGAAGTAATCGTTAAGCTTTTAATGTGGGAAATTGGTAAGTCATTACCAGATAGTCAAAAAGAATTTGATCGTACGGTTGATTATATCAATGACACAATTGAGGAATATAAGGACTTAGACCGCAATTCTGCTAAATTTCAAAAGCAAGATGGGGTTTATGCACATATAAAAAGAGGCCCATTAGGCGTTGTTCTTTGTCTAGGGCCATATAATTACCCGTTAAATGAAACCTTCGCTTTGCTTATTCCTGCAATTATTATGGGGAATACTACCATTTTTAAACCAGCAAAACATGGGGTTTTATTGATTACCCCACTTTTGGAAGCTTTTCAAAGTAGTTTCCCTAAAGGTGTGGTAAATATTATTTTTGGTAGAGGTAGGGCAGTGGCTGCTCCAATAATGCAAACCGGCAAAGTTGATGTACTTGCATTGATTGGAAACAGTAAATCTGCCAATGCATTACAAGAGCAACATCCTAAAAGTAATAGACTTCGCTTGGTTTTAGGTCTAGAGGCTAAGAATCCAGCAATTATTTTACCAGATGCCGATTTAGATTTAACTATTGATGAATGTATTGCGGGCACTTTGTCTTTTAACGGACAGCGTTGTACAGCGCTTAAAGTTATTTATGTTCATGAAGATATTAGAGAGGAATTTTTAAAACGATATTCAAAACGAGTAGATTCACTAAAATTTGGAAATCCTTGGGATAGCGGAGTGAAATTAACGCCACTTCCAGAACCGGGCAAACCAGCATATATTCAAGAATTGATTGATGATGCTGTTGCAAAAGGAGCTAAAATAAAGAATAAAAAGGGAGGTCAGCAATTCGATAATTACATATGGCCAGCAGTGTTGTATCCTGTAAATAAGGATATGCGAGTATATCAAGAAGAGCAATTTGGGCCTATTGTACCCGTACTTTCGTTCTCTGATATTGAAGAGCCATTGAACGATATGGCCGAAAGTAACTATGGGCAGCAAGTGAGTTTATTCGGAAAGGATGTGTATGCGCTGTCTCCGTTGATTGATACTTTGGTGAATCTGGTTTGTCGTGTAAACCTAAATAGTTCATGTCAACGTGGACCGGATATGTATCCGTTTACGGGAAGAAAAGATTCAGCACAGGCAACTTTAAGTGTTCATGATGCATTGCGCTCTTTTTCTATTCGGACTTTTGTAGCTTTTAAGGATAATGATTTGAATAATGAGACCGTTCAGCAGTTATTAGAAGCCAAGTTATCTAACTTTGTCAGCACTGATTATATTTTGTAA
- a CDS encoding DUF4138 domain-containing protein, giving the protein MKLNSIFILLFIAFSSVVMKANNSPIPVTVNESITVTLFFPSEIKKVIEPAPHYKFSYEPNGKMATLLARKGAASNLTVITKDGSIFSFLLQYNTQVNNFTYMLAEDQAIGKMNGSSVVAVSATNIELNTHDENAADQKPIAQTEPDTSENPFLKENRYTKEKEVVNLKASNPSVEETPEITGSSLYNSDREGYYQIFCENSYKQKTRFKKSSNTINLIGLHLNNIIKDHNDLHFVLEVKNDSWTDYKVKSLKFFIKSPDGNHEIEIEELFIYNLQETIKEHSGNHLVFVCKDFVLGEGQNMYAILEEEGGRERSVMLSLNAKQIKPSR; this is encoded by the coding sequence ATGAAGCTGAATTCTATATTTATCCTTTTGTTCATTGCATTTTCTTCTGTGGTAATGAAGGCGAATAATTCACCCATACCTGTAACGGTCAATGAGAGTATTACGGTTACGTTATTCTTTCCTTCAGAAATAAAAAAGGTAATAGAACCAGCCCCCCATTATAAATTCAGCTACGAACCAAACGGTAAAATGGCAACCCTGTTAGCCAGAAAGGGAGCGGCCAGTAATCTTACTGTTATTACCAAGGATGGTAGTATTTTTTCATTTCTTTTACAATATAATACTCAAGTCAACAACTTCACCTACATGTTGGCTGAAGATCAAGCAATAGGAAAAATGAATGGTTCTAGTGTTGTCGCGGTAAGTGCTACAAATATAGAGCTGAACACTCATGATGAAAATGCTGCCGACCAAAAGCCTATTGCGCAAACAGAACCTGATACTTCTGAAAATCCATTCTTAAAAGAAAACAGGTACACTAAGGAAAAAGAGGTGGTTAATTTAAAAGCTAGTAATCCTTCTGTAGAAGAAACACCTGAAATTACCGGAAGTAGTCTTTATAACTCGGATAGGGAAGGGTACTATCAGATTTTTTGTGAAAACAGTTATAAACAAAAAACGCGATTCAAAAAAAGTTCAAACACGATAAACTTAATAGGGCTGCATCTTAACAATATCATTAAGGACCACAATGACCTGCATTTTGTATTAGAAGTGAAAAATGATTCATGGACGGATTACAAGGTAAAATCGTTGAAATTTTTCATCAAATCTCCGGATGGAAATCACGAAATAGAAATAGAAGAATTGTTTATTTATAACTTACAGGAGACTATTAAGGAGCACAGTGGCAATCATCTTGTGTTTGTTTGTAAAGACTTTGTTCTTGGTGAAGGTCAGAATATGTATGCCATTTTGGAAGAGGAGGGTGGCAGAGAACGCTCTGTAATGTTAAGTTTAAATGCAAAACAAATCAAGCCTAGTAGATAA
- the leuD gene encoding 3-isopropylmalate dehydratase small subunit, which yields MAYDKFNTLKSSAVPLPIENVDTDQIIPARFLKATERKGFGDNLFRDWRYNGDGTEKKDFVLNNPTYSGKILVGGKNFGSGSSREHAAWAVYDYGFRVVISSFFADIFRNNCLNIGVLPVQVSAEFLDKVLKAIEADPNATFEVSLPEQTITIEGSGESESFDINAYKKANLLNGFDDIDYLLNIQKEIKEFASDRPL from the coding sequence ATGGCATACGATAAATTCAACACATTAAAATCATCGGCAGTACCTCTTCCTATAGAGAATGTGGACACCGATCAAATTATACCTGCAAGATTCTTAAAAGCTACTGAACGTAAAGGTTTTGGCGATAATCTTTTTAGAGATTGGCGTTATAACGGTGACGGAACTGAAAAGAAAGACTTTGTACTGAACAACCCTACCTATAGCGGTAAAATTCTAGTGGGTGGCAAGAACTTCGGTTCTGGTTCTTCTCGTGAACATGCGGCATGGGCAGTTTACGATTACGGATTCCGCGTTGTGATTTCTAGTTTCTTTGCTGATATCTTTAGAAACAACTGTTTGAACATCGGTGTTCTTCCGGTTCAAGTAAGTGCCGAGTTTCTTGATAAAGTATTAAAAGCAATTGAAGCGGACCCTAATGCTACTTTTGAAGTGAGCCTACCCGAGCAGACCATTACTATTGAAGGTAGTGGAGAATCAGAAAGCTTTGACATCAACGCTTATAAAAAAGCGAACCTCTTAAATGGTTTTGATGATATTGATTACCTTTTAAATATCCAGAAGGAAATTAAAGAATTTGCTTCTGACAGGCCTTTATAA
- a CDS encoding MFS transporter, translating to MKTNTANRKALIALAIGGFGIGLTEFVIMGILPDVAKGLNITIPQAGHSIAAYALGVVVGAPLLTKIGAKLNSRTVLLLLMGWFTLFNTLSGFSDSYITLLITRFLSGLPHGAFFGIGAVVAGKLVKAGKSAQAIAVMFSGLTIANVIGVPMGTYIGHHYDWSLSFFMAGIVGFMAILSVLFWMPKIAPDLPKAQSNENKGLKNGELWALIALTTIGTGGFFAWYSYIAPLVTDIAGMGEHMVSYAMILAGLGMVVGNFLGAKMAEWFAPLKAVAISLSFMVILLLINAVVASSPQLLLIMTFLMGLASFTVSTPIQMAIINTSKGNEMLGSSMNQSAFNMGNASGAYLAGLPIAYGYGVVYSGVVGAILAGVGAVMAVSILVYRRQKANKYRKLAYNS from the coding sequence ATGAAAACAAACACAGCAAACAGAAAAGCATTAATTGCTTTAGCGATAGGCGGTTTTGGTATTGGATTGACGGAATTTGTTATCATGGGAATTCTTCCTGATGTAGCTAAAGGTCTAAATATTACCATTCCTCAAGCTGGTCATTCTATTGCGGCCTATGCACTAGGTGTAGTAGTGGGAGCTCCATTATTAACAAAAATAGGAGCCAAGTTAAATTCACGAACGGTTTTATTGTTATTGATGGGGTGGTTTACCTTATTTAATACACTATCCGGTTTTTCAGATAGTTATATCACGTTGTTGATTACTCGATTCTTATCAGGATTACCACACGGAGCCTTTTTTGGTATAGGTGCCGTAGTTGCTGGGAAATTGGTAAAGGCCGGAAAATCAGCTCAAGCAATTGCCGTAATGTTCTCTGGGTTGACCATTGCCAACGTTATTGGTGTGCCAATGGGAACGTATATAGGCCACCACTATGATTGGAGTTTGTCTTTCTTTATGGCGGGAATCGTTGGGTTTATGGCAATTTTAAGTGTGCTTTTTTGGATGCCAAAAATAGCACCGGACTTACCCAAGGCACAATCAAATGAGAATAAGGGGTTGAAAAATGGTGAGTTATGGGCGCTTATAGCATTGACAACAATTGGAACCGGAGGATTTTTTGCTTGGTATAGTTATATAGCTCCATTAGTAACGGATATTGCCGGAATGGGAGAGCATATGGTTAGTTATGCTATGATTTTAGCAGGTCTTGGCATGGTAGTCGGTAATTTTTTAGGAGCAAAAATGGCCGAGTGGTTCGCACCATTAAAGGCAGTAGCAATAAGTTTAAGTTTTATGGTAATTTTATTATTGATAAACGCTGTAGTTGCATCAAGCCCACAATTATTATTGATTATGACTTTTTTGATGGGATTGGCTTCTTTTACGGTTTCAACCCCCATACAGATGGCAATTATCAATACATCCAAAGGAAATGAAATGTTGGGTTCTTCAATGAATCAAAGCGCTTTTAATATGGGGAATGCCTCTGGAGCTTATTTAGCTGGATTGCCCATTGCGTACGGATATGGCGTGGTTTATTCCGGAGTTGTTGGAGCTATCTTAGCGGGTGTTGGCGCGGTTATGGCAGTCTCAATTCTGGTGTATAGAAGACAAAAAGCAAATAAATATAGAAAATTGGCTTATAATAGCTAG
- the ilvA gene encoding threonine ammonia-lyase IlvA: MTYFPNISDIKKAAYTIAQVATETPLMPSIRLSKAFGANVLLKREDLHRVRSYKIRGAFNKISSLSEKERENGIVCASAGNHAQGVAFACNHLKIQGTIYMPSVTPKQKIEQTKMFGGEWVTVVLEGDTFDDSSKSARAFCEENAKTFIHPFDDPKVIEGQGTVGLELLEQFKQPIDYIFAAIGGGGLASGLIGVFKELSPNTKIMGVEPEGAPSMKTSIKNNINTELSKIDKFIDGAAVQKVGDLTFEICKNGLHDMVTVPEGKVCQTILDLYNRDAIVVEPAGALTITALDMFSEEIKGKNVVCILSGSNNDITRTAEIKERALLYGQLKHYFIVRFPQRPGALKEFVAEILGPDDDITHFEYSKKSSRENAPAIVGIELKSPEDLQPLVQRMKSNNFYGDYLNDKPDLFQYLV; the protein is encoded by the coding sequence ATGACTTACTTTCCTAACATATCCGATATAAAAAAGGCGGCGTATACCATAGCTCAGGTAGCAACGGAAACGCCATTAATGCCTAGCATTCGTTTGTCAAAAGCTTTTGGTGCCAATGTACTCCTGAAGCGAGAAGATTTACATCGTGTACGGTCTTATAAAATTCGTGGAGCATTTAATAAAATTAGTTCGCTTTCGGAAAAGGAAAGAGAAAATGGGATTGTTTGTGCCAGTGCAGGTAATCATGCTCAGGGTGTAGCTTTTGCCTGTAATCACCTCAAGATTCAGGGAACCATATACATGCCATCTGTAACTCCAAAACAGAAAATTGAACAGACCAAAATGTTTGGTGGCGAATGGGTAACAGTTGTATTGGAAGGTGATACTTTTGATGATTCCTCAAAGAGTGCCCGGGCGTTTTGTGAGGAAAATGCAAAAACTTTTATTCATCCTTTTGATGACCCTAAGGTTATAGAAGGGCAGGGTACGGTTGGTTTAGAGTTGTTGGAACAGTTTAAACAACCAATTGATTATATTTTTGCTGCCATTGGTGGCGGCGGATTAGCCTCAGGGTTGATAGGAGTTTTTAAGGAACTCTCACCAAACACCAAAATTATGGGCGTGGAGCCAGAAGGAGCTCCATCCATGAAAACATCCATTAAGAATAACATTAATACTGAGCTATCTAAAATTGATAAATTTATTGATGGGGCTGCGGTTCAGAAAGTAGGGGATCTCACTTTTGAAATCTGTAAAAACGGACTTCATGATATGGTTACCGTTCCAGAAGGAAAGGTTTGTCAGACTATTTTAGATCTTTATAACAGAGACGCCATAGTTGTTGAGCCTGCGGGTGCATTGACCATTACGGCTTTAGATATGTTTTCTGAAGAAATTAAAGGTAAAAATGTAGTTTGTATTCTTAGCGGAAGCAACAATGACATTACCAGAACGGCTGAAATTAAGGAGCGAGCCTTACTTTACGGTCAGCTTAAACATTATTTTATCGTTCGTTTTCCGCAAAGGCCTGGCGCTTTAAAAGAATTCGTTGCAGAAATTTTAGGTCCAGATGATGATATTACTCATTTTGAGTATTCAAAAAAATCTAGTCGAGAGAACGCTCCAGCTATTGTTGGTATTGAATTAAAAAGTCCTGAAGATCTACAACCTTTGGTGCAACGAATGAAATCCAATAATTTTTACGGGGATTATTTAAATGATAAGCCAGATTTGTTCCAGTATTTGGTTTAA
- a CDS encoding DUF4274 domain-containing protein codes for MTEQEIRKIADDKIIDYAKTVNPIEWHKMAIDWNYDSSKTFLKWLITNQQTEIATILMIYWMSSPKHGFEYQNEIEKKYTSGFYSNQNLSFNPKDDDGLDWTQEYPDLDSSKIPPVMFDKIDGEKVLSSEEYIEGIPENIFNEIENLYEEYEID; via the coding sequence ATGACTGAACAAGAAATTAGAAAAATAGCAGACGATAAAATAATTGATTATGCAAAAACAGTCAATCCGATAGAATGGCACAAAATGGCCATAGATTGGAACTATGATAGTAGTAAAACTTTTTTGAAATGGTTAATTACAAATCAACAAACAGAAATAGCAACTATTCTAATGATTTACTGGATGTCAAGTCCTAAACATGGTTTTGAATATCAAAATGAGATTGAAAAAAAATATACTTCTGGATTTTATAGTAACCAAAATTTAAGTTTTAACCCAAAAGATGATGATGGTTTAGACTGGACACAAGAATATCCTGATTTAGATAGTAGCAAAATACCACCGGTTATGTTTGATAAAATAGATGGAGAAAAAGTATTGAGTTCAGAGGAATATATTGAAGGGATCCCAGAAAACATTTTTAATGAAATTGAAAATTTATATGAAGAATACGAAATAGATTAA
- the leuC gene encoding 3-isopropylmalate dehydratase large subunit encodes MNTKKTLFDKVWDSHVVQHIENGPDVLFIDRHLVHEVTSPVAFLGLKTRGIKVMHPEKTFATADHNTPTINQHLPVEDPLSANQLRMLEENSNEFGISYWGLGHEKNGIVHVVGPEYGITQPGATIVCGDSHTSTHGAFGAIAFGIGTSEVEMVLATQCIMQTKPKSMRINVEGSLNRGVTPKDVALYIISQLTTSGATGYFVEYAGQVFRDMTMEGRMTVCNLSIEMGARGGMIAPDEKTFEYVKGREFTPDGAAWDKAMAYWETLPTEEGAEFDKEITFNAADIEPMITYGTNPGMGIGISNGIPQADAVEGGVATYKKSLQYMNFSEGDSMMGKPIDFVFLGSCTNGRIEDFRLFTSLVKGRQKAPNVTAWLVPGSHKVEKAIKDEGLLAILNDAGFELREPGCSACLAMNDDKVPAGKYAVSTSNRNFEGRQGPGSRTLLASPLVAAAAAVTGKVTDPRELMTEMVAG; translated from the coding sequence ATGAATACAAAAAAGACATTATTCGATAAAGTTTGGGATTCACATGTGGTACAACACATAGAAAACGGACCAGACGTATTGTTTATAGACCGCCACTTGGTGCACGAAGTAACGAGTCCCGTTGCTTTTTTAGGTTTAAAAACTAGAGGTATCAAAGTGATGCATCCTGAAAAAACGTTTGCTACGGCAGACCATAACACGCCTACGATCAACCAACACCTTCCTGTTGAAGATCCTCTTTCTGCGAACCAACTTCGTATGCTAGAGGAAAACTCAAATGAGTTTGGTATTTCATATTGGGGGCTGGGTCACGAAAAGAACGGTATCGTTCACGTTGTTGGTCCTGAATATGGTATTACCCAACCAGGTGCTACCATTGTTTGTGGAGATTCCCATACCTCTACTCACGGTGCTTTTGGAGCTATCGCTTTTGGTATTGGTACCTCTGAAGTAGAAATGGTATTGGCTACGCAGTGCATTATGCAGACCAAACCAAAAAGTATGCGAATTAATGTTGAAGGCAGTTTGAACCGAGGCGTTACACCTAAGGATGTTGCTTTGTATATTATTTCTCAGTTAACTACTTCTGGCGCTACTGGCTATTTTGTTGAGTATGCCGGACAAGTTTTCCGCGATATGACCATGGAAGGGCGTATGACCGTTTGTAACCTTAGTATTGAGATGGGTGCTCGTGGAGGTATGATTGCTCCAGATGAGAAAACCTTTGAATACGTGAAAGGAAGAGAGTTTACTCCTGACGGTGCAGCTTGGGATAAAGCTATGGCGTATTGGGAAACGCTACCTACAGAAGAAGGTGCAGAATTTGATAAAGAAATTACTTTTAACGCAGCAGACATAGAACCGATGATTACCTACGGTACAAACCCGGGTATGGGCATCGGAATTTCTAATGGTATTCCGCAAGCGGATGCTGTGGAGGGTGGCGTTGCTACTTATAAAAAATCATTGCAGTACATGAACTTCAGTGAAGGCGATAGTATGATGGGGAAACCTATCGATTTTGTTTTCTTAGGAAGCTGTACCAACGGAAGAATCGAAGATTTTAGATTGTTTACTTCTTTGGTTAAAGGACGTCAGAAAGCACCTAATGTTACTGCTTGGTTGGTTCCTGGCTCTCACAAGGTTGAAAAAGCTATTAAAGATGAAGGTCTTTTAGCAATTTTGAACGATGCCGGTTTTGAACTTCGTGAGCCTGGTTGTTCTGCTTGTTTAGCTATGAACGATGATAAAGTACCTGCAGGAAAATACGCAGTTAGTACTTCCAACAGAAACTTTGAAGGTAGACAAGGTCCTGGTTCAAGAACCCTTTTAGCTAGCCCGTTAGTTGCTGCAGCTGCAGCTGTTACAGGAAAGGTTACAGATCCAAGAGAGTTAATGACAGAAATGGTTGCCGGTTAA
- the leuB gene encoding 3-isopropylmalate dehydrogenase yields MKLDIALLAGDGIGPEVIDQAVKVCDAIATKYKHEISWKPALTGAAAIDAVGEPYPDDTHEVCANADAVLFGAIGHPRFDNDPSAKVRPEQGLLKMRQKLGLFANVRPTFTFPSLIDKSPLKRERIEGTDLIILRELTGGVYFGERGRKDNGNTAFDTMTYTRAEIQRLAKKGFELALTRSKRLCCVDKANVLESSRLWRETVQAMEKDYPEVEVSYEFVDAVAMRLVQWPKAYDVIITENLFGDILTDEASVISGSMGLMPSASVGEKTKLYEPIHGSYPQAAGKDIANPLATVLSAAMLFEDFGLQQEADDIRRVVNKSLAEGIVTEDLSEDAKSYKTSEVGDWLASNV; encoded by the coding sequence ATGAAACTAGACATTGCACTATTGGCCGGAGATGGAATCGGCCCCGAAGTTATTGACCAAGCCGTAAAAGTTTGCGACGCAATCGCAACAAAATATAAGCATGAAATTAGCTGGAAACCTGCGTTGACAGGCGCTGCCGCTATAGATGCTGTTGGAGAACCTTATCCAGACGACACGCATGAAGTTTGTGCTAATGCAGATGCTGTACTTTTTGGAGCTATAGGTCACCCGAGGTTTGACAATGACCCTTCGGCAAAAGTTCGCCCAGAGCAAGGTTTATTGAAAATGAGACAAAAATTAGGTCTTTTTGCGAACGTACGTCCAACTTTTACATTTCCTTCTTTAATTGACAAATCGCCTTTAAAGCGTGAGCGCATTGAAGGAACGGATTTAATTATCCTTCGTGAATTGACAGGTGGTGTATATTTTGGAGAACGTGGAAGAAAAGATAATGGTAACACTGCTTTTGACACCATGACCTACACTCGTGCAGAGATTCAACGTTTAGCGAAAAAAGGTTTTGAATTGGCATTGACCCGTTCAAAACGTCTTTGTTGTGTAGATAAAGCCAACGTTTTGGAATCTTCTCGTTTATGGAGAGAAACTGTACAAGCTATGGAAAAAGACTATCCTGAAGTTGAAGTATCCTATGAATTTGTTGATGCCGTAGCCATGCGTTTGGTACAATGGCCTAAAGCATATGACGTAATTATTACTGAAAACCTTTTTGGGGATATCTTAACCGATGAAGCTTCTGTTATTTCTGGGTCTATGGGATTAATGCCTTCTGCTTCTGTTGGTGAAAAAACAAAATTATACGAGCCTATTCACGGTTCATACCCACAAGCCGCAGGAAAAGACATTGCCAACCCATTGGCAACTGTACTTTCAGCAGCTATGCTTTTTGAAGATTTTGGTCTACAACAGGAAGCAGACGATATCCGTCGTGTAGTGAATAAATCTTTAGCTGAAGGTATTGTAACCGAAGACCTTTCCGAAGATGCCAAATCGTACAAAACAAGCGAAGTTGGCGATTGGTTGGCTTCAAACGTTTAA
- a CDS encoding alpha-isopropylmalate synthase regulatory domain-containing protein: MKRKLEIMDTTLRDGEQTSGVSFSVSEKLTLAKLLLEELKVDRIEVASARVSEGEFEAVKQISQWAKEKGCLNKVEVLTFVDGGVSIDWMNQVGAKVQNLLTKGSLNHLTHQLKKTPEQHFSDIAKTIALAAESNIETNVYLEDWSNGMRNSKEYVFQYLDFLTQQPVKRILLPDTLGVLTHTETFDFISETVARYPNSHFDFHGHNDYDLGVANVMEAVKGGCHGLHLTVNGMGERAGNAPMASAVAVINDFLTDVDINVNESSLFKVSKLVSAFTGVGIPYNKPIVGDNVFTQTAGIHADGDNKNNLYFNDLLPERFGRKRKYALGKTSGKANIQKNLQELGLTLNDDELKKVTQRIIELGDKKERVTKEDLPYIISDILDSGSYQQKVFIKSYVLTHSKGLRPSTTVSLEINGELLEAHAQGDGQYDAFMNAIRKLYVSKKIELPKLIDYAVRIPPGSNSDALCETIITWQNNNKEFITRGLDSDQTVSAIKATEKMLNII; the protein is encoded by the coding sequence ATGAAAAGAAAGCTGGAAATAATGGATACCACCCTACGGGACGGGGAACAGACCTCAGGAGTATCTTTTTCGGTTTCGGAAAAACTTACTTTGGCCAAACTTCTACTTGAAGAGTTAAAAGTAGACCGTATTGAAGTTGCTTCCGCAAGAGTATCGGAAGGTGAATTTGAAGCGGTAAAACAAATTTCTCAATGGGCCAAAGAAAAGGGGTGCTTAAACAAAGTAGAGGTTTTAACCTTTGTAGATGGTGGTGTTTCTATAGATTGGATGAACCAAGTGGGCGCCAAAGTTCAGAACTTACTTACTAAAGGTTCTTTAAACCATCTTACCCATCAGCTTAAAAAAACACCTGAACAACATTTTTCTGATATTGCCAAAACCATAGCGCTTGCTGCAGAAAGCAATATTGAGACCAATGTGTATTTGGAAGATTGGAGTAACGGAATGCGGAATTCAAAAGAATACGTTTTTCAATACCTAGATTTTTTAACGCAACAGCCCGTTAAAAGAATTTTGTTGCCAGATACCTTAGGGGTTCTGACACATACCGAAACTTTCGATTTCATTTCAGAAACAGTTGCCCGATACCCAAACAGCCATTTTGACTTTCATGGACATAATGATTATGACCTTGGCGTTGCAAATGTTATGGAAGCCGTAAAAGGCGGTTGCCACGGACTGCACCTTACCGTTAACGGAATGGGTGAACGTGCAGGTAATGCCCCAATGGCCAGTGCAGTTGCGGTTATAAATGATTTTTTAACCGATGTTGATATTAACGTAAACGAATCATCACTATTTAAGGTAAGTAAGCTTGTTTCTGCGTTTACAGGTGTTGGAATTCCATACAACAAGCCTATTGTTGGCGATAATGTATTTACACAAACTGCCGGAATTCATGCCGATGGGGACAACAAGAACAACTTGTACTTTAACGATTTACTACCAGAGCGTTTTGGCAGAAAACGTAAATATGCCTTAGGTAAAACATCCGGTAAAGCAAATATTCAGAAGAACCTTCAAGAGCTTGGGCTCACCTTGAATGATGATGAGCTTAAAAAAGTTACCCAACGAATTATTGAACTGGGTGATAAAAAAGAACGAGTTACCAAGGAAGATTTACCTTATATTATTTCCGATATTTTAGATAGTGGAAGCTACCAGCAAAAGGTTTTTATAAAATCTTACGTGCTCACCCACTCTAAAGGATTAAGACCGTCCACAACAGTTTCTTTGGAAATAAACGGAGAGCTTTTAGAAGCACATGCGCAAGGAGACGGACAATACGATGCCTTTATGAACGCAATTCGGAAACTCTATGTTTCCAAAAAAATTGAGTTGCCTAAATTAATAGATTACGCCGTTAGAATCCCGCCCGGAAGTAATTCCGATGCACTTTGTGAAACCATTATTACATGGCAGAACAACAATAAAGAATTTATTACCCGTGGTTTGGATTCCGATCAAACGGTATCCGCTATCAAGGCTACAGAAAAGATGCTTAATATTATATAA
- a CDS encoding DUF3592 domain-containing protein — protein MKTSLLFLLSTLLYWPISAQDSSKNWIETEAKITEIHNNIKARGTRSFATVSYTGENGEPYQSRVELLAIPFIGTLKSVNDSVTVYYDPANPTLAKSPETSFLQSYGLYLLIGAGVLISLYNFRKKLGGDTA, from the coding sequence ATGAAAACATCCCTACTATTTCTTTTGTCCACCCTACTCTATTGGCCCATTAGTGCTCAGGACTCTTCTAAAAACTGGATTGAGACCGAGGCTAAGATTACCGAAATACACAACAATATAAAAGCAAGAGGAACAAGGTCTTTTGCTACGGTTTCCTACACTGGAGAAAATGGTGAGCCATATCAAAGTAGGGTAGAATTATTGGCTATTCCTTTTATTGGCACCTTAAAATCGGTTAATGATTCTGTAACGGTCTATTACGACCCGGCTAATCCTACCTTGGCAAAATCCCCGGAAACTTCTTTTTTACAATCGTACGGACTTTACCTCTTAATTGGTGCGGGAGTCTTAATTTCTCTTTATAATTTTAGAAAGAAACTAGGAGGAGATACCGCTTAA